One Nicotiana tomentosiformis chromosome 4, ASM39032v3, whole genome shotgun sequence genomic window carries:
- the LOC138910097 gene encoding uncharacterized protein: MVRTHTADVPNSGRVVPPVAAPAIPPADPVEDPAIEEEGEVPTAEPTLVDFMSALIYQSCVVIFCGYETKEDLILLDMTDFEVILSMDWLSPYYAILDCHANIVTLAIHKLPRFEWKGLFAGSQIISFMKARHMVEKGYLSYLAYVQDSTAESTVIHSVPVVWGFSDVFPFDIPGMPPNRDIYFCIDLAQGTKPISVPSYCMALKDLKEQLEMLLVKGFVRTSVSLWDTPVLFMKTKDGTMPMCIDYRELN; encoded by the exons atggtaagAACGCACACAGCGGATGTTCCAAACTCGGGAAGGGTTGTTCCCCCTGTTGCTGCCCCAGCCAtaccaccagcggatccagtagaggatcccgcTATTGAGGAGGAGGGCGAGGTGCCTACAGCAGAGCCAACCCTagtagatttcatgtcagcactg ATCTATCAGTCCTGTGTGGTtatattttgtggttatgagactaaagaggatctcattttgctcgatatgaccgactttgaggttatcctaagcatggactggttatctccatattacgccatccttgattgccatgccaatatCGTTACCTTGGCGATTCATAAGTTGCCTAGATTCGAGTGGAAGGGTTTGTTTGCCGGCAGTCAGATCATCTcatttatgaaggctcgacacatggtcgagaagggttatttgtcTTATTTAGCTTATGTTCAGGATTCTACCGCAGAGTCTACGGTGATTCATTCAGTACCAGTAGTCTGGgggttctccgatgtgtttccttttgatattccaggcatgccaccaaatCGTGATATctatttctgcattgatttggctcaaGGCACCAAGCCTATATCTGTCCCATCGTACTGTATGGCTCTGAAAGacttgaaggaacaacttgagatGTTGCTAGTAAAGGGGTTCGTCAGGACGAGTGTATCACTTTGGGATACACCAGTGTTATTTATGAAGACAAAAGATGGGACTATGccgatgtgcattgattaccgcgaGTTGAACTAA